Proteins encoded in a region of the Sphingomonas sp. OV641 genome:
- the rpsT gene encoding 30S ribosomal protein S20: MANTPQAKKRIRRNQRRAEINGARVSRIRTFVKKVEAALAAGDKPAATAALAAVQPELARGVARGVLHRNTASRKFSRLTKRLSALA; this comes from the coding sequence ATGGCGAACACGCCGCAAGCGAAGAAGCGCATCCGCCGCAACCAGCGCCGGGCCGAGATCAATGGTGCGCGCGTGAGCCGCATCCGCACCTTCGTGAAGAAGGTTGAGGCAGCGCTCGCAGCGGGTGACAAGCCGGCAGCAACGGCCGCTCTTGCGGCGGTTCAGCCGGAACTGGCGCGTGGCGTGGCGCGCGGCGTTCTTCACCGCAACACGGCGAGCCGCAAGTTCTCGCGCCTCACCAAGCGTCTGTCGGCTCTCGCCTGA
- a CDS encoding DUF2490 domain-containing protein, with the protein MLIPSSSLARTRQDRQLWINFSAQGNLGKKTLWGAEVQPRIGQNMSAPTVLLGRLAIGFVVNRRLTLHQGIVYQELFDDRPRNEKRTYQQADLDIASGEWGALKGRLRLEQRWFSTGSDMGLRFREQIRFEKPLGSAGRSPVGVLSAEAFVNVLNADYGARRGFESTRLFAGVRLPLAGQAVETGYQAQISAPPGGADRIDHILMVTFRLRP; encoded by the coding sequence ATGCTGATCCCGTCATCTTCCCTGGCGCGGACACGGCAAGACAGGCAATTGTGGATCAACTTTTCCGCGCAAGGAAACCTGGGAAAAAAGACGCTTTGGGGCGCGGAGGTGCAGCCGCGTATCGGACAGAACATGTCGGCGCCCACCGTCCTGCTCGGGCGGCTTGCCATCGGCTTTGTCGTCAATAGGCGGCTCACCCTTCATCAAGGGATCGTCTATCAGGAATTGTTCGATGATCGGCCGCGAAACGAGAAGCGTACCTACCAACAGGCTGACCTGGATATCGCCTCGGGTGAATGGGGCGCGCTAAAGGGGCGGCTGCGCCTGGAGCAGCGCTGGTTTTCAACGGGTTCGGACATGGGCCTGAGGTTTCGCGAACAGATCCGGTTCGAAAAGCCTCTCGGCAGCGCTGGAAGATCCCCGGTGGGCGTGTTGAGCGCAGAAGCCTTCGTCAATGTTCTGAACGCCGATTATGGCGCGCGCCGTGGCTTCGAATCGACGCGCCTGTTTGCGGGCGTGCGCCTTCCACTTGCCGGCCAGGCGGTTGAAACCGGATATCAAGCGCAGATCAGTGCGCCGCCGGGCGGGGCCGATCGCATCGACCACATCCTCATGGTGACTTTCCGGCTCAGGCCATAA
- a CDS encoding MauE/DoxX family redox-associated membrane protein → MKSGAGKSAILYRMVLPDHLCPSGLKSKWRLERHGYRVDDRPLRTRAETDAFKARHQVATTPQTFIDGERIGGNDDLARFLGKHMPAPGATSYRPVAAVFGMTALMALAASTAAFGSPLTEHAAMWFISLSMCVLALLKLQDVERFSTMFLNYDLLARRWVPYAYLYPFGEALAGVLMTARVGDWISIPLALFLGGIGAASVFKAVYVDRRALKCACVGGSSTVPLGFVSLTENLFMVGMAFWMLLR, encoded by the coding sequence ATGAAAAGCGGCGCGGGAAAGTCCGCCATTCTGTATCGCATGGTCCTTCCCGACCATCTCTGCCCGTCGGGTCTGAAGTCCAAATGGCGCCTGGAGCGTCATGGCTATCGTGTGGATGATCGCCCGTTGCGCACGCGCGCCGAAACGGATGCCTTCAAGGCGCGCCATCAGGTCGCCACTACGCCCCAGACGTTCATCGATGGCGAAAGGATCGGCGGCAACGACGATCTCGCCCGTTTCCTCGGAAAGCATATGCCCGCACCCGGCGCGACGAGCTACCGCCCGGTGGCGGCGGTGTTTGGCATGACGGCGCTGATGGCCCTGGCGGCAAGCACCGCGGCGTTCGGCAGCCCGCTTACCGAGCACGCCGCCATGTGGTTCATCAGCCTATCCATGTGCGTGCTGGCCTTGCTGAAGCTGCAGGACGTGGAGCGATTCTCCACCATGTTCCTGAACTATGATCTGCTGGCGCGACGCTGGGTGCCGTACGCATATCTCTACCCCTTTGGTGAAGCGCTCGCGGGCGTGCTGATGACGGCGCGCGTTGGTGACTGGATCTCCATTCCCCTGGCCTTGTTCCTCGGTGGCATCGGTGCGGCCTCGGTATTCAAGGCGGTCTATGTCGATCGCCGCGCGCTGAAATGCGCCTGCGTCGGCGGTTCCAGCACGGTTCCTCTGGGCTTCGTCTCGCTGACCGAGAACCTCTTCATGGTGGGAATGGCGTTCTGGATGCTGCTGCGCTGA
- a CDS encoding MerR family DNA-binding protein translates to MAAMTIAGLARAGDVGVETVRYYQRRGLLAQPDRPLRGVRRYDSNDVRRLQFIRSAQSAGFSLEQIAELLALDSSLDRQRVRALARERIEELENRIASLQAAHDWLSELERDCAAGGEGPCPILKAFNEHAGD, encoded by the coding sequence ATGGCAGCGATGACCATCGCCGGGCTGGCGCGTGCGGGAGACGTTGGTGTCGAGACCGTGCGTTATTATCAACGTCGCGGCTTGCTTGCCCAGCCGGACCGGCCGCTCCGCGGCGTCCGACGCTACGACTCGAATGATGTGCGGCGGCTTCAATTCATCCGCAGTGCGCAGTCAGCAGGCTTCTCGCTGGAACAGATCGCCGAGCTTCTGGCGCTCGACTCGTCGCTTGATCGTCAGCGCGTACGGGCGTTGGCCCGCGAGCGGATCGAGGAACTGGAGAATCGCATAGCGAGTTTGCAGGCGGCACATGACTGGCTGAGCGAATTGGAGCGGGACTGCGCCGCTGGCGGGGAAGGGCCGTGCCCGATCCTGAAGGCGTTCAACGAACACGCCGGGGATTGA
- a CDS encoding uracil-DNA glycosylase: MNFAPSPLPATEPPRDCPLCPRLVGFRHALQAEYPDWWNAPIPAFGDPNAWLVIVGLAPGKHGANRTGRPFTGDYAGELLYATLAKYGLSEGQFDARPDDGLQLRGTMLINAVRCLPPANKPTPEEIRTCRPFLEAPLAALPNASIFIALGQIAHQSAVKALGGKLPKAKFGHLAEHRMPDGRVLIDSYHCSRYNQNTGRLTAAMFEAVFERALACRPS; encoded by the coding sequence ATGAACTTCGCACCTTCTCCCTTGCCGGCAACCGAGCCGCCGCGCGACTGCCCGCTTTGCCCCCGCCTGGTGGGGTTTCGTCATGCCTTGCAGGCGGAGTATCCGGACTGGTGGAATGCGCCGATACCGGCATTCGGCGACCCGAATGCCTGGCTGGTGATTGTCGGCCTCGCGCCGGGAAAGCACGGCGCCAACCGGACCGGACGGCCCTTCACCGGCGATTATGCCGGCGAACTGCTCTATGCCACGCTGGCCAAATACGGGCTGAGCGAGGGTCAGTTCGACGCGCGGCCGGATGACGGGCTTCAACTGCGTGGTACCATGCTGATCAACGCGGTTCGGTGCCTGCCGCCTGCCAACAAGCCGACGCCGGAAGAGATTCGCACCTGTCGCCCCTTTCTGGAAGCGCCCCTGGCGGCGCTGCCGAACGCTTCCATCTTCATCGCGCTGGGGCAGATTGCTCATCAGTCTGCGGTCAAGGCGCTGGGCGGAAAGTTGCCGAAGGCGAAATTCGGCCATTTGGCGGAGCATCGGATGCCGGATGGTCGCGTGCTGATCGATAGCTATCATTGCTCACGATATAATCAGAACACCGGCCGGCTCACTGCAGCCATGTTCGAAGCGGTGTTCGAGCGGGCGCTGGCGTGCCGACCTTCGTGA
- a CDS encoding class I SAM-dependent methyltransferase: MSDTVSFGYEDIPASEKTARVGGVFTNVASRYDLMNDAMSGGMHRLWKDRFVRRVKPRAGEQVLDMAGGTGDIAFRLQREGASVTVADINPAMLEVGMKRAQERGIDGLVWTEANAEVLTFPDRFFDAYTIAFGIRNVTDIPAALREAHRVLRRGGRFFCLEFSTTTWPGFKELYDAYSHRLVPRLGQLLADDADSYRYLIESIRRFPDMPKFEGMIREAGFVQTKVEPLLGGLVAIHSGWKI, encoded by the coding sequence ATGAGCGACACCGTCTCCTTTGGCTATGAGGACATTCCGGCATCGGAGAAGACCGCCCGTGTGGGCGGCGTCTTCACCAATGTGGCCTCCCGTTATGATCTGATGAACGATGCCATGTCGGGCGGCATGCACCGGCTTTGGAAGGATCGCTTCGTGCGCCGCGTAAAGCCGCGCGCCGGGGAACAGGTCCTCGACATGGCCGGTGGCACTGGAGACATCGCCTTCCGCCTGCAGCGTGAGGGCGCGTCGGTGACGGTGGCGGACATCAATCCGGCCATGCTTGAAGTCGGCATGAAGCGTGCGCAGGAACGCGGGATCGACGGGCTGGTGTGGACCGAAGCGAATGCGGAGGTGCTGACCTTCCCGGATCGCTTCTTCGACGCCTATACGATCGCGTTCGGCATCCGCAACGTGACGGACATTCCGGCCGCCCTGCGCGAGGCGCACCGTGTCCTGCGTCGCGGTGGCCGTTTCTTCTGCCTTGAATTCTCCACCACCACCTGGCCCGGCTTCAAGGAACTGTACGACGCTTATTCGCATCGCTTGGTGCCGCGCCTTGGCCAGCTGCTAGCCGATGACGCGGACAGCTATCGCTATCTCATCGAATCGATCCGCCGCTTCCCCGATATGCCCAAGTTCGAAGGCATGATCCGCGAGGCCGGTTTCGTGCAGACCAAGGTCGAACCGCTGCTCGGTGGTCTGGTCGCGATCCACTCGGGCTGGAAGATATGA
- the folK gene encoding 2-amino-4-hydroxy-6-hydroxymethyldihydropteridine diphosphokinase, whose translation MMGSTYVVALGSNRRGRHGGPAAEVTAAIEALPGLLTLAPIMTSAPMGPSTRRFANTAVLLQTSLSPDALLRELKAVEQQFGRRRGRRWGARVLDLDIILWSGGRVRKPALKIPHPAFRTRDFVLAPLARIAPQWRDPVTGLTMRQLHARLTRRRSVPRRVVAGEGP comes from the coding sequence ATGATGGGCTCAACCTATGTCGTGGCATTGGGATCAAATCGGCGTGGTCGGCATGGTGGCCCCGCAGCTGAGGTGACCGCAGCGATCGAGGCGCTTCCCGGTCTTCTGACACTCGCCCCGATCATGACCAGCGCGCCGATGGGGCCCTCGACACGGCGCTTCGCAAACACCGCCGTACTCCTTCAAACGTCGCTTTCACCGGACGCCCTCCTGCGCGAGCTGAAGGCAGTGGAGCAGCAGTTCGGGCGCCGCCGCGGACGCCGGTGGGGCGCACGGGTGCTCGATCTGGATATCATTCTCTGGTCCGGCGGCCGGGTCAGGAAACCCGCGCTGAAGATCCCCCACCCTGCCTTCCGCACGCGTGATTTCGTCTTGGCACCGCTCGCACGAATCGCGCCCCAGTGGCGTGATCCCGTAACCGGGCTCACCATGCGCCAACTTCATGCCCGGTTGACCCGCCGCCGCTCTGTGCCTAGGCGCGTCGTCGCTGGTGAGGGTCCGTAG
- the ubiB gene encoding 2-polyprenylphenol 6-hydroxylase, whose amino-acid sequence MTNSVVHTWRLLKWGRTLARHGALRGLERDAKTPPALRRLLRLARFGARVPEQPRYADAFEAIGPAAIKFGQTLATRPDIVGDEAAADLLRLQDALPPLPFDVIRPQIEESLGRPIAAMFASFDETPVGAASIAQVHRAVTIDGRPVAVKVLRPGVEADFDRAIETYEWAAAQIEPMGGEIARLQPRLVIATFKRWTARELDLRREAASASELAEGMAAEPNFHVPEIDWPRTSGKVLTLEWVDGIKLSNRAALIEAGFDLPLLAQTLVHAFLRQAIAEGFFHADLHQGNLFALPGNRIAAVDFGIMGRIDRRARIWLAEILYGLITGNYRRVAEIHFEAEYVPAHHDVGEFATALRAVGEPMRGLPVKEMSIGMMLDGLFSITRDFDMVTQPHLLLLQKTMVMVEGVATALDPDINLWDTAGPFVEEWIRTELGPEAHIADRIVADVKTLYRLPELVRRIEARFPPPGGAPPAPPLREIEVVRIGGGWRYVAVAVASAAAGIGATWAMIA is encoded by the coding sequence ATGACCAACTCCGTCGTTCATACGTGGCGGCTTCTGAAATGGGGTCGGACACTCGCGCGCCATGGCGCGCTGCGCGGGTTGGAGCGGGATGCGAAGACACCGCCGGCGCTGCGGCGGCTCCTGCGACTGGCACGCTTCGGGGCACGGGTGCCGGAACAGCCGCGCTATGCGGACGCGTTCGAGGCAATCGGCCCTGCCGCCATCAAGTTCGGCCAGACGCTTGCGACTCGCCCGGATATCGTCGGGGATGAGGCCGCGGCCGATCTGCTGCGTTTGCAGGATGCGCTTCCGCCCCTGCCCTTCGACGTGATCCGCCCACAGATCGAGGAAAGCCTGGGTCGGCCGATCGCCGCGATGTTCGCCAGCTTCGATGAAACGCCGGTCGGCGCAGCTTCGATCGCTCAGGTCCACCGCGCGGTCACGATTGACGGTCGTCCTGTCGCGGTGAAGGTGCTTCGCCCGGGCGTGGAGGCAGACTTCGATCGCGCCATCGAAACCTACGAATGGGCCGCGGCCCAGATCGAGCCCATGGGCGGCGAGATCGCTCGCCTTCAGCCGCGCCTGGTGATCGCCACCTTCAAACGGTGGACCGCGCGTGAACTGGATCTGCGACGCGAAGCGGCCTCCGCCAGCGAGTTGGCAGAAGGCATGGCGGCGGAGCCGAACTTTCACGTACCGGAGATCGACTGGCCACGTACATCGGGCAAGGTGCTGACGCTGGAGTGGGTCGACGGCATCAAACTGTCAAACCGCGCCGCGTTGATCGAGGCCGGCTTTGATTTGCCGCTCCTCGCGCAAACGCTCGTTCACGCCTTCCTGCGCCAGGCGATTGCCGAGGGCTTCTTTCACGCCGATCTTCATCAGGGCAACCTGTTCGCACTGCCCGGCAATCGGATCGCCGCGGTAGATTTCGGCATCATGGGCCGCATCGACCGGCGCGCCCGCATCTGGCTGGCCGAGATCCTGTACGGCCTGATCACCGGCAACTACCGCCGTGTCGCGGAAATCCATTTCGAAGCGGAATATGTGCCCGCGCATCACGACGTGGGCGAATTCGCCACGGCGCTGCGCGCGGTGGGCGAGCCGATGCGCGGGTTGCCGGTCAAGGAAATGTCGATCGGCATGATGCTCGACGGGCTGTTTTCCATCACCCGCGATTTCGACATGGTCACGCAGCCACATCTGCTGCTGCTGCAGAAAACGATGGTGATGGTCGAGGGCGTCGCGACGGCGCTCGATCCCGATATCAACCTATGGGACACGGCCGGCCCGTTCGTGGAGGAATGGATCCGCACGGAACTCGGTCCGGAGGCTCACATTGCCGACCGGATCGTGGCCGACGTAAAGACGCTGTATCGCTTGCCCGAGCTGGTACGCCGGATCGAAGCGCGCTTTCCACCGCCAGGCGGGGCGCCGCCCGCTCCGCCCCTGCGCGAGATCGAAGTTGTCCGCATCGGCGGCGGCTGGCGTTATGTCGCCGTCGCAGTGGCGAGTGCGGCGGCGGGCATCGGCGCGACCTGGGCCATGATTGCCTGA
- the mutM gene encoding bifunctional DNA-formamidopyrimidine glycosylase/DNA-(apurinic or apyrimidinic site) lyase, which yields MPELPEVETTVRGLRPVLDGARVTNVEPRRGDLRRPFPADLRQVMTGAVITGLGRRAKYGLIHTDRDRTLIFHLGMSGRWRVDPGEVLPHDHLIIDTAGGRRVALNDPRRFGSVDLWPSGELDAFPAFAALGPEPLGPELSAKWLKGALAGRRASIKLMLLDQRIVAGLGNIYVCEALFLARISPKRAAGSISLARLDRLVEAIRAVLLSAIEAGGSTLRDYARPDGELGYFSKQFAVYGREGQPCGCGGIVRRYAEGGRSTFWCPACQRS from the coding sequence ATGCCAGAGTTGCCCGAAGTCGAGACAACCGTTCGCGGCCTGCGCCCTGTTCTGGACGGCGCGCGCGTCACGAATGTGGAGCCGCGGCGCGGTGACCTACGCCGCCCATTCCCGGCCGACTTGCGGCAGGTGATGACCGGAGCGGTGATCACCGGTCTGGGGCGCCGCGCGAAATATGGGCTGATCCATACCGATCGTGACCGGACGTTGATCTTCCACCTTGGCATGTCGGGCCGCTGGCGAGTCGATCCTGGCGAGGTGCTGCCGCACGATCATCTGATCATCGATACGGCCGGGGGCAGGCGGGTGGCGCTGAACGATCCGCGCCGGTTCGGCTCGGTCGATCTCTGGCCCAGTGGCGAGCTGGACGCCTTTCCCGCTTTTGCCGCCTTGGGGCCGGAGCCTCTGGGCCCGGAACTGAGCGCCAAATGGTTGAAGGGCGCGCTTGCGGGGCGGCGGGCCTCGATCAAGCTGATGCTGCTCGATCAACGGATCGTCGCGGGACTGGGCAACATCTATGTCTGCGAGGCGCTGTTCCTGGCGCGAATCTCTCCCAAGCGGGCGGCGGGAAGCATCAGCCTTGCCCGGCTGGACCGCCTGGTGGAAGCGATACGCGCGGTCCTGCTTTCCGCCATTGAGGCGGGCGGCTCGACATTGCGCGATTATGCCCGGCCCGATGGGGAGCTTGGTTATTTTTCCAAGCAATTTGCGGTATATGGCAGGGAAGGGCAGCCGTGCGGCTGTGGCGGCATCGTGCGGCGTTATGCCGAAGGCGGGCGTTCCACCTTCTGGTGCCCGGCCTGCCAGCGCAGTTGA
- the coaBC gene encoding bifunctional phosphopantothenoylcysteine decarboxylase/phosphopantothenate--cysteine ligase CoaBC, whose product MSRVLLIVGGGIAAYKACEIVRLLRKGGHGVRCVLTEGGSHFVTAMTLAALSEEEVHTTLWDLKDEAEMGHIQLSRQADLVVVAPATADLLARMAAGLANDLATTLLLATDKPVLAAPAMNVRMWLHPATRRNVDQLRADGITVMEPDEGAMACGEYGPGRLPEPAVITARIEALLAERSGNTSGGARRGKGRPLSGKHVLVTAGPTHEPIDPVRYIANRSSGKQGFAIAGALAALGARVSLVAGPVALPTPTGVTRIDVETAREMARAVDAALPADAAVMVAAVADWRAQDAAEQKLKKAAGGIPSLQLVENPDILATLGHDPRRPRLLIGFAAETEHVVAHARDKLARKGADWIIANDVSGDVMGGDTNTVHLVSADGVETWEHMPKADVADRLADRIASALGAAPQQA is encoded by the coding sequence ATGAGCCGGGTTCTCCTGATCGTCGGCGGCGGCATCGCCGCCTACAAGGCATGCGAGATCGTGCGCCTCCTGCGCAAGGGAGGGCATGGCGTTCGCTGCGTTCTGACGGAGGGCGGCAGCCACTTCGTGACTGCCATGACGCTGGCGGCCCTTTCCGAAGAAGAAGTGCACACCACCCTTTGGGACCTGAAGGACGAGGCGGAAATGGGGCACATCCAGCTCAGCCGACAGGCCGATCTGGTAGTCGTTGCCCCCGCCACGGCGGATCTGCTGGCGCGCATGGCGGCGGGGCTGGCGAACGATCTCGCAACGACATTGCTGCTCGCGACCGACAAGCCGGTGCTCGCCGCCCCTGCCATGAACGTGCGCATGTGGCTTCATCCGGCGACACGGCGCAATGTCGATCAGCTCCGCGCCGACGGCATTACGGTGATGGAGCCGGACGAAGGCGCCATGGCCTGCGGCGAATATGGCCCTGGCCGTCTGCCCGAACCGGCCGTGATCACTGCCAGGATCGAAGCGCTGCTGGCTGAAAGATCAGGGAACACGTCCGGCGGCGCTCGCCGCGGCAAGGGTCGTCCACTGTCCGGCAAACACGTCCTGGTCACCGCGGGGCCGACGCATGAGCCGATCGATCCCGTACGCTACATCGCCAACCGTTCGTCCGGTAAGCAGGGGTTCGCGATCGCCGGTGCGCTTGCGGCGCTTGGCGCCCGTGTGTCGCTCGTTGCCGGTCCCGTGGCGCTGCCCACTCCCACCGGGGTCACTCGGATCGACGTGGAAACCGCGCGTGAGATGGCCCGGGCGGTTGACGCTGCCTTGCCGGCCGATGCGGCGGTAATGGTGGCCGCGGTAGCCGACTGGCGCGCCCAGGATGCGGCCGAACAGAAGCTGAAAAAGGCCGCCGGTGGCATCCCCTCGCTCCAGCTTGTCGAAAATCCCGACATTCTCGCCACCCTGGGTCATGACCCGCGTCGCCCGCGCCTCCTGATCGGATTCGCGGCCGAGACCGAGCATGTGGTGGCGCACGCCCGCGACAAGCTAGCCCGCAAGGGCGCCGACTGGATCATTGCCAATGACGTGTCCGGCGACGTGATGGGCGGAGACACGAACACCGTGCATCTGGTATCCGCCGATGGCGTCGAGACCTGGGAACATATGCCAAAGGCAGATGTCGCCGATCGGCTCGCCGACCGCATCGCTTCAGCGTTGGGAGCGGCGCCGCAGCAGGCCTAA
- a CDS encoding SDR family oxidoreductase: MNYRPEPPQPEQQQPMPGKTEAMNPRPDHGERSYTGHGRLLDRRALITGADSGIGRAVAIAYAREGADVAISYLNEHDDAEETKRLVEDAGRRALLLPGDISDPAHARKIVEETASAFGRIDILVNNAAHQATFDKVEDISDEEWQLTFATNIHAMFYLVKASLPHMQAGSSIINTTSINAEDPSEQLLAYATTKGAIYNFTAGLGKMLAQRKIRVNAVAPGPVWTPLIPSTMPPEKVKSFGSNTPIGRAAQPAELAPPYVMLASDEASYITGATIPVTGGRAFL; this comes from the coding sequence ATGAACTACCGTCCAGAACCGCCCCAGCCTGAACAGCAGCAGCCGATGCCCGGCAAGACCGAGGCCATGAACCCGCGCCCGGATCATGGCGAGCGCAGCTACACGGGCCATGGTCGCTTGCTTGACCGCCGCGCCCTCATCACCGGAGCTGACAGCGGCATCGGCCGCGCGGTGGCGATCGCTTATGCGCGCGAAGGTGCGGACGTCGCGATCAGCTATCTGAACGAACATGACGATGCCGAGGAGACCAAGCGACTCGTGGAAGACGCCGGGCGGCGTGCACTTCTGCTGCCCGGGGACATCTCCGATCCCGCACATGCCCGCAAAATCGTGGAGGAGACCGCGTCCGCGTTCGGCAGGATCGACATTCTCGTCAACAATGCCGCGCACCAGGCCACGTTCGACAAGGTAGAGGACATCAGCGACGAGGAATGGCAGCTTACCTTCGCCACCAACATCCACGCCATGTTCTATCTGGTGAAGGCTTCCCTGCCGCACATGCAGGCGGGCAGCTCGATCATCAACACCACCTCGATCAACGCCGAGGATCCGAGCGAGCAGCTGCTCGCCTATGCCACAACAAAGGGCGCCATCTATAACTTCACGGCCGGGCTGGGCAAAATGCTCGCACAGCGCAAGATCCGGGTGAATGCCGTGGCGCCCGGGCCCGTGTGGACGCCGCTCATCCCCTCCACCATGCCGCCGGAGAAGGTCAAATCGTTCGGCAGCAATACGCCGATCGGGCGCGCGGCCCAGCCGGCAGAGCTTGCGCCGCCATATGTGATGCTCGCCAGTGACGAGGCCAGCTACATCACGGGTGCCACTATCCCGGTGACGGGCGGCCGCGCCTTCCTGTGA